Proteins encoded together in one Paracoccus sp. SMMA_5_TC window:
- a CDS encoding DUF1489 family protein: protein MTATLNLMKLCVGCDDPAELQRWQAQHFRGGPARHITRMWPKREAELLAGGSIYWVFKGMMQARQRLIGLEEVEGADGIRRCALILAPEMVRVAAVPRRPFQGWRYLTTTDAPPDLPAGREEETPLPPEIARALAEMGLR, encoded by the coding sequence ATGACCGCGACCCTCAACCTGATGAAACTCTGCGTCGGCTGCGATGATCCGGCGGAATTGCAGCGCTGGCAGGCGCAGCATTTTCGCGGCGGTCCCGCACGACACATCACAAGAATGTGGCCCAAGCGCGAGGCCGAACTGCTGGCGGGTGGGTCGATCTACTGGGTGTTCAAGGGCATGATGCAGGCGCGTCAGCGCCTGATCGGCCTTGAAGAGGTCGAGGGCGCCGACGGCATCCGCCGCTGCGCACTGATCCTGGCGCCGGAAATGGTGCGCGTGGCCGCGGTGCCGCGCCGGCCGTTCCAGGGCTGGCGCTATCTGACCACGACCGATGCGCCGCCCGACCTGCCCGCCGGACGCGAGGAGGAAACGCCTTTGCCGCCCGAAATCGCGCGCGCCCTGGCGGAAATGGGCCTGCGCTGA
- a CDS encoding multidrug effflux MFS transporter: MFNPAMRQSGGQPLPEFIAMQALIFAVIAFSIDSMLPALPEIAAALTPDNVNRAQLVLTAFVAGLGAGLLFSGPLSDALGRKPVITAGFVLYAAAAVAAMFAESLESLLLARFVQGLGAAAPRIVALAMVRDLYQGREMARITSFVMMIFILVPAVAPSLGAVIIHLVGWRGVFGSFVLMALIGSLWLNLRRPETLPPPARRPLKLKTLLGSAREVLGDRQVQLVTLVITLGFGQMFALLSSAQQLFVDTYDKGDQFPLWFAGMALLSGTGTVLNARYVVRLGMRRIVTWAYLMQVVVSGVMSVLVFADLLPAALRFPLFFAWAVSVFFMAGVTFGNLNAMALQRMGHIAGMAASVVGAVSTLGAVVIAAPVGQLYDGTARPIILATLVCSALALWIMRSVNEA, translated from the coding sequence ATGTTCAATCCAGCCATGCGGCAGTCGGGCGGTCAGCCCCTGCCCGAATTCATCGCGATGCAGGCGCTGATTTTTGCCGTCATCGCCTTTTCCATCGACTCGATGTTGCCCGCGCTGCCCGAGATCGCTGCGGCCTTGACCCCGGACAACGTCAACCGCGCGCAACTGGTGCTGACAGCCTTTGTGGCCGGGTTGGGGGCGGGGTTGCTGTTTTCCGGCCCGCTGTCGGACGCCTTGGGCCGCAAGCCCGTGATCACGGCCGGCTTCGTCTTGTATGCTGCTGCTGCGGTGGCGGCCATGTTCGCCGAAAGCCTGGAAAGCCTGCTGCTGGCGCGCTTTGTGCAGGGGTTGGGTGCCGCCGCGCCGCGCATCGTCGCCCTGGCCATGGTGCGCGATCTTTATCAGGGCCGCGAAATGGCGCGGATCACCAGTTTCGTGATGATGATCTTTATCCTGGTGCCGGCGGTCGCGCCGTCGCTGGGCGCGGTCATCATCCATCTGGTCGGCTGGCGTGGCGTGTTCGGCAGCTTTGTGCTGATGGCGCTGATCGGGAGCCTGTGGTTGAACCTGCGCCGTCCCGAAACCCTGCCGCCGCCGGCGCGCCGACCGCTGAAGCTGAAGACGCTGCTGGGATCGGCCCGCGAGGTGCTGGGGGATCGCCAGGTGCAGCTGGTCACGCTGGTCATCACTTTGGGCTTTGGTCAGATGTTTGCGTTGCTGAGTTCTGCCCAGCAGCTGTTCGTGGATACCTATGACAAGGGGGATCAGTTCCCGCTGTGGTTCGCGGGGATGGCGCTGCTGTCCGGCACGGGGACGGTGCTGAACGCGCGTTACGTGGTGCGGCTGGGGATGCGGCGGATCGTCACCTGGGCCTATCTGATGCAGGTGGTGGTGTCGGGCGTCATGAGCGTGCTGGTCTTTGCCGATCTGCTGCCTGCGGCGCTGCGCTTTCCGCTGTTCTTCGCCTGGGCGGTAAGCGTGTTCTTCATGGCGGGTGTCACCTTCGGCAACCTGAATGCCATGGCGCTGCAACGCATGGGCCATATTGCCGGCATGGCGGCATCGGTGGTCGGGGCAGTTTCCACCCTCGGCGCAGTGGTCATTGCGGCGCCGGTCGGCCAGCTTTACGACGGCACCGCGCGACCGATCATCCTGGCAACCCTGGTCTGCTCGGCGCTGGCCTTGTGGATCATGCGCAGCGTGAATGAGGCATGA